The Pseudomonadota bacterium region AGCAAACTGAATGACCGGTCGCACGACTATTTTGGACGCCTGCTTGAGGCGCCAGGAAAAAGACAGCAAGCAACAAGCCGATGCCGGCGGCTGCCCCCGAAAAAGCGGCTTGATCGCGTCGTCTGACGACCAGGATCAACACCCCATTGGGCCTCTCTTCGAGAGGCCTTTTTTTATCCGCCTGATGATGCCCGGCCCTTTCGGAAAGCGCTCAGGCCGGTATAATAGCGACCTTTTAACGACCCGCCAGCCGAATCCGGCAAGCCAAAGAGACGCCAGCGCATGAGTACAAGCAATCGTGAACTTGAATCCTGGGTCAACGAAGTCGCGCAGCTAACCCGGGCCGACAAGGTTTTCTGGTGCAACGGCAGCGAAGAGGAATACCGGCAACTCGTACAGCAGATGCTCGCCGACGGTACCTTGAGCGAACTGAACCCGGAAACGCACCCGAATTGCTATTTGCATCGTTCCGCGCCGACCGATGTCGCGCGGGTCGAGCACCTGACTTTTATATGTACGGAAAAAGAAGCGGACGCAGGACCCAACAACAACTGGATGGATCCGGCGGCGGCGCACCAAAAAATCGATCGGTTGTTTGCCGGTTGCATGCAGGGCCGGACGATGTATGTCATCCCCTATTGCATGGGTCCGCTCGAGTCGCCCTACTCCCGTTGCGGCGTCGAAATTACCGACAGCCCGTACGTCGTTGCCAACATGAAAATCATGACCCGCATGGGCGACGCAGCACTCAGCCGCATCGAGAAAGACGGCGGCTTTGTCCGCGGCCTGCACTCGATCGGCGAACTGGATCCCGAGCGCCGCTTTATCATGCATTTCCCCGCGGAGCTGACGATCAAGAGTTATGGCTCGGGTTATGGCGGCAACGCGTTGCTGGGCAAGAAATGCCACGCGTTGCGAATCGCCAGTTGCCAGGCGCGCAGCGAAGGCTGGTTGGCCGAACACATGTTGATCGTCGGCGTAGAAAACCCCGCAGGTGAAACCCATTACCTGGCCTGCGCGTTCCCATCGGCGTGCGGCAAGACCAACCTGGCCATGCTGATCCCGCCAGAATCGCACAAGGACTGGAAAATCTGGACCTTGGGGGACGATATCGCCTGGCTGCAGCTCGGCGAAGACGGGCGCATGCGGGCGATCAACCCGGAAGCCGGCTACTTCGGCGTGGTCCCCGGCACCAACGCAAAAACCAACCGCAACGCCTTCGAGATGATCAGTCACGACACGATCTACACCAATGTCGGTGTGACGGCCGATAACCAGCCATGGTGGGAAGGGCTCGACGAAGGCACGCCGGTCCTCGACTGGCGGGGCAAGCCATACGATGTCAAGGCGGGTCCCGCTGCCCACCCCAATTCGCGCTTCACCGTAGCGGCCAGGCAAAACGCCAGCTATTCCTCATTGGCCGATGCCCCCGAAGGTGTGCCGATCTCGGCCCTGGTCTTCGGCGGGCGGCGGCGTGAAGTGGCGCCGCTGGTTTACCAGGCCAAGGATTGGGCGCATGGCGTGCTGGTCGGCGCCGGTGTCGCCTCGGAAACCACGGCGGCCGCGAGCGGCGAAGTCGGGGTGGTCCGCCGCGACCCGATGGCAATGAAGCCGTTTTGCGGCTACAACTTTGCCGATTACTGGGCGCACTGGCTGAGCTTCGCACAGCGCAGCGACCGCCTGCCCGAGATTTTCCAGGTGAACTGGTTTCGCCGGAACAAAGACGGCGATTTTCTGTGGCCTGGTTTTGGCGAAAACCTGCGCGTCCTGTGCTGGATCATCGACCGCTGCGAAAAACGCGTGGACGCGGTAACGACGCCGATCGGTTTGTTGCCGGTCGCCGCCGATATCGACATCGAGGGCCTGGATATCGAGCCCGCCGTTTTGGAAGAGCTGTTGCGCGTTGACCACGCGCAATGGTCAATCGAAATGGAGGCATTGTCCGAGGATCTGGCCCGCTACGGCGATCGCCTGCCCGCGGAACTCAGCCGGCAATTGCAGATGGTTATCGATGACCTGGGCGAAAAAGACGCCGCCTGACCTTAGCCCGCCGATACGATCAAAATAAAGCCCCGCCAAATTTCCCGGCGGGGCCCCCTTAAGTTTTAGTTTTTCGCGGTTCTTCTTGTTCTTTGTTGTTATTTTTCTTTAATCGTAAAATGTATGGCCTGTGGCGAGTCTTCCGTAACCGCTTTGCCCAGGCCTATGTATCCCTTTCCGGTCAACTGCACATCATCGCGCCGCAAAAACAATTCCTTGCCGTCATTATAGACGAAAGTACCGTTGGTGCTCTGATCGTATAGCAGGAACTTGTTTCTTTCCAGTTCAATTCGCGCATGCAGGCGGGAAATCAGGGTGCCCTGGACGACCAGGTCGTTGTTTTTGCCCCGTCCCAGCGTGACCGATTTCTGCTCGGCATCCACCGCGGCCTCGCAGTCCTGGAAACGCAGCGATAATCGCCCAAGCTTTTGATTTGCATAGCGATCCAGATCGATAATGGGAAGCATGCTGGTCACATCCTCGGTCTGCCACAGCACCTCGAAGAGCACGATTTCCTCGCTCTGGCCGCGGATCGAGGCAATGTCGATCTGGCGGACATTTTCCTTCCATTCCTTGCCCAGCTTTTCTACCAGGACTTGTGTCGTAATAATCTGGGCAGGCTTGGCCTGGCTGGTCATCCGGTTCGCCGTGTGCACGGCCGCGCCAAAGATATCCCTGTTTTCCAGCACCACCGGCCCGTAATGGCAACCAACCCGGATCGTGACCTCGATTTTGTCACCGCCAAAATCAGGATTTTCCGATATGGCCTGTTGCATCTGGCTGCCGGCGTTCAACGCGTCATCGGCAGTCGGAAAACTCGACATCACTTCGTCACCCATGGTCTTGATGACGGTACCACTATTGTTTTCCGTGGCCTGGCCCATGACATCGATGCAATGGCCTACGGTATCCCTGGCGCGAACATCCCCTAGCACTTCGTATAGCCTGGTGCTGCCGACGACATCGGCGAAAAGTATGGCTAGCTCAATTTCTTTACCCACGCTTGGTGCCCGTATCGGTTCACCCGGTACCATGGAACAACCGGGTATTGGTTGAAATCACTGCGCTTGGCATGGTGCGGTCTTTGCGGGATTACGTCAAGTCATGCCAGAGGTTATCGCGCCAAGTGATTGAGCTGGCCCGCATATTTCAGCAAAGCGGGCCAAATGGCGGTCTTGCGCGGTCTAGGGCCGGGCAACGATATAGGACACAAAGGCCTCGTCCGCCTCCCCTTTTTCCACGGGCGTGAATACGCCATCGCCTTCACCGTCTTCATCGGTCCCTTCCCAATAGACCGTGGATGAGCTGAAACCCGCTTCCGCCAGCAGCTCACGCACCTCGGGCACGCTCCATAACCGCCAGTCGTAGGAAAATGCCCGGGTCATTTCCGAACCATCGGCAAAGCGAAAGTGGATATAGCAATGATAGTCGCCGGTCACCGGGTCGTAACTGGCCTGGTCCCAGACATAGGTGAAATCATCGTACTCGGTCTCTTCCTCCATCTCCTGGTAGGCCTCCGAGCCACCATAAATATCGAGGAAAAATAGCCCGTCATCCTTGATCGCCCGGCGCGCCGCAGTGAAATACTCTCTGAGCTGCTCGCGAGTCTTAAAAGTGAAATAGCTGAAGTTGAATGCGGCCAGGATATCGGCAGGCTCGGTCTCCACGGTCAGCACATCGGCATCGATCAGCGTTATTCTCTGTTGCGCTTCCCGGCTCAGGGCAGCCACATGCTTGTCGCGTCCATAGGCCAGCACATCGGCGTCGTGATCCACGCAGATCGCCCGATGCCGGTCGTCGACCCGCACCCATTCGCAGGATGCATTGGTGGTGCCACAAAAATCCTCCCGCAACAGCGTCGCTTCGCTGCCGCGAATCTCGCGATAAGTGTCGGCGAGAAATTCGGCTTCATGCTCGACCCCCTGCACCGATTGCTCGTACAAATAGTGCCGGTCGGCGATCTCCGCCTGCTTCGGCTGCTGCTTGCGTTTCAGGTATCTCGCCCCCCTGGTCTTGCCCATTTAT contains the following coding sequences:
- a CDS encoding class I SAM-dependent methyltransferase, whose amino-acid sequence is MGKTRGARYLKRKQQPKQAEIADRHYLYEQSVQGVEHEAEFLADTYREIRGSEATLLREDFCGTTNASCEWVRVDDRHRAICVDHDADVLAYGRDKHVAALSREAQQRITLIDADVLTVETEPADILAAFNFSYFTFKTREQLREYFTAARRAIKDDGLFFLDIYGGSEAYQEMEEETEYDDFTYVWDQASYDPVTGDYHCYIHFRFADGSEMTRAFSYDWRLWSVPEVRELLAEAGFSSSTVYWEGTDEDGEGDGVFTPVEKGEADEAFVSYIVARP
- a CDS encoding adenylate/guanylate cyclase domain-containing protein; amino-acid sequence: MGKEIELAILFADVVGSTRLYEVLGDVRARDTVGHCIDVMGQATENNSGTVIKTMGDEVMSSFPTADDALNAGSQMQQAISENPDFGGDKIEVTIRVGCHYGPVVLENRDIFGAAVHTANRMTSQAKPAQIITTQVLVEKLGKEWKENVRQIDIASIRGQSEEIVLFEVLWQTEDVTSMLPIIDLDRYANQKLGRLSLRFQDCEAAVDAEQKSVTLGRGKNNDLVVQGTLISRLHARIELERNKFLLYDQSTNGTFVYNDGKELFLRRDDVQLTGKGYIGLGKAVTEDSPQAIHFTIKEK
- a CDS encoding phosphoenolpyruvate carboxykinase (GTP); translation: MSTSNRELESWVNEVAQLTRADKVFWCNGSEEEYRQLVQQMLADGTLSELNPETHPNCYLHRSAPTDVARVEHLTFICTEKEADAGPNNNWMDPAAAHQKIDRLFAGCMQGRTMYVIPYCMGPLESPYSRCGVEITDSPYVVANMKIMTRMGDAALSRIEKDGGFVRGLHSIGELDPERRFIMHFPAELTIKSYGSGYGGNALLGKKCHALRIASCQARSEGWLAEHMLIVGVENPAGETHYLACAFPSACGKTNLAMLIPPESHKDWKIWTLGDDIAWLQLGEDGRMRAINPEAGYFGVVPGTNAKTNRNAFEMISHDTIYTNVGVTADNQPWWEGLDEGTPVLDWRGKPYDVKAGPAAHPNSRFTVAARQNASYSSLADAPEGVPISALVFGGRRREVAPLVYQAKDWAHGVLVGAGVASETTAAASGEVGVVRRDPMAMKPFCGYNFADYWAHWLSFAQRSDRLPEIFQVNWFRRNKDGDFLWPGFGENLRVLCWIIDRCEKRVDAVTTPIGLLPVAADIDIEGLDIEPAVLEELLRVDHAQWSIEMEALSEDLARYGDRLPAELSRQLQMVIDDLGEKDAA